From one Dyella sp. 2HG41-7 genomic stretch:
- a CDS encoding RNA methyltransferase, which produces MTVASDLPGLFRFVLVRTSHPGNIGSAARAMRTMGFSRMNLVAPHRFPDREASAMAAGADDVLEGAGVHDGLVDALAGTRIAFGLSARRRGVNLPELTPREAAAQALAAAERGEEVALVFGNERTGLENDELARCHAMVRIPSVDDFSSLNLSQAVQVMAYELRIALLGEKLPSPPPLNDEPPADAAQMERFYEHLLQTLDDIDFHKGRAPTMIMLRLRKLFQRAQMDERELRMLHGILADAQRMAKLAGEKK; this is translated from the coding sequence ATGACCGTCGCCTCCGATCTGCCTGGCCTCTTTCGTTTCGTCCTCGTTCGCACCTCCCATCCGGGCAATATCGGCAGCGCGGCGCGGGCGATGCGGACCATGGGTTTTTCCCGCATGAACCTGGTCGCGCCGCACCGCTTTCCCGATCGCGAAGCGTCGGCCATGGCGGCAGGCGCGGACGATGTGCTGGAAGGCGCAGGCGTGCATGACGGGCTGGTCGATGCGCTGGCCGGAACGCGGATAGCGTTTGGGTTATCCGCACGGCGTCGCGGCGTGAATCTGCCGGAACTCACGCCGCGCGAAGCGGCGGCACAGGCGTTGGCCGCAGCCGAGCGCGGCGAGGAAGTGGCGCTGGTGTTTGGCAACGAGCGCACCGGTCTTGAGAACGACGAACTGGCGCGTTGTCACGCGATGGTGCGCATTCCCAGCGTGGACGATTTCAGTTCGCTCAATCTTTCGCAGGCCGTGCAGGTGATGGCGTACGAGTTACGCATTGCATTGCTGGGCGAAAAATTACCTTCGCCACCACCCCTGAACGACGAACCGCCGGCCGATGCGGCGCAGATGGAGCGCTTCTACGAACATCTGCTGCAGACCTTGGACGACATCGATTTTCACAAGGGCCGTGCGCCAACGATGATCATGCTTCGCCTGCGCAAGCTATTTCAGCGCGCGCAGATGGACGAGCGGGAGTTGCGCATGTTGCATGGGATTCTTGCGGATGCGCAGCGGATGGCGAAGTTGGCGGGCGAGAAGAAATAA
- a CDS encoding inositol monophosphatase family protein — MTRPAVNVAVRAARSAGNVILRYMNRIDGLNVVEKQRMDFASEVDKLAEAEIVKELRRAYPTHSILAEESGSTGKGPLVWVIDPLDGTHNYLRGIPHFSVSIALLDKGEPVYAVVFDPLRDELFTASKGDGAYLNDRRIRVSKRENLVGAMIGTGFPYRQRAHLDSQLAMTRALLTQAEDIRRSGSAALDLAYTAAGRYDGFFEIGLKPWDMAAGVLLVREAGGQYCDFAGRDGIPESGNIIAGNHLLVKAMTEAIGANATPALLKA, encoded by the coding sequence ATGACCAGACCCGCCGTCAACGTCGCGGTACGTGCCGCGCGCTCCGCCGGTAACGTGATCCTGCGTTACATGAACCGTATCGACGGCCTCAATGTCGTTGAAAAGCAACGCATGGACTTTGCGTCCGAGGTCGACAAGCTGGCTGAGGCCGAGATCGTCAAGGAACTCCGTCGCGCCTACCCCACCCACTCGATCCTCGCCGAGGAAAGCGGCAGCACGGGCAAGGGGCCGCTGGTCTGGGTGATCGATCCCCTCGACGGCACGCACAACTACCTGCGCGGCATTCCGCATTTCAGCGTCTCCATCGCGCTTCTCGACAAAGGCGAGCCGGTGTACGCGGTGGTGTTCGATCCGTTGCGCGACGAATTGTTTACCGCAAGCAAAGGCGATGGCGCGTATCTCAACGATCGCCGCATTCGCGTCAGCAAGCGCGAAAACCTCGTCGGCGCAATGATCGGCACCGGCTTTCCGTATCGCCAACGCGCGCATCTGGATTCGCAACTCGCGATGACGCGCGCGCTGCTGACGCAAGCCGAGGACATTCGCCGCTCGGGTTCGGCCGCGCTCGATCTCGCCTACACCGCAGCCGGCCGCTACGACGGCTTCTTCGAAATCGGGTTGAAGCCGTGGGATATGGCCGCCGGCGTACTGCTGGTCCGTGAAGCGGGCGGTCAATACTGCGATTTCGCAGGACGCGACGGTATTCCTGAAAGCGGCAACATCATCGCCGGCAATCACTTGTTGGTGAAAGCGATGACCGAAGCAATCGGCGCCAATGCGACGCCGGCGTTGTTGAAAGCCTGA
- a CDS encoding VOC family protein has product MTASIRSSRDIIIRTDDWPAAIAFYTSTLGFEVVYRSDTMMGFETGSFRLYVEKGEAHGPVFDFLVQNVQATKQALLASGCTLIEEDPAVPRCYLRDPFGMTFNLGLRDSSP; this is encoded by the coding sequence ATGACAGCTTCCATTCGTTCCTCGCGCGACATCATCATCCGCACTGACGATTGGCCTGCGGCCATCGCGTTTTACACATCGACCTTGGGCTTCGAGGTGGTGTATCGCAGCGACACCATGATGGGATTCGAAACCGGCTCGTTTCGCCTTTACGTAGAAAAAGGCGAAGCACATGGACCAGTTTTCGATTTTCTGGTGCAGAACGTGCAGGCAACGAAACAGGCTTTGCTCGCTTCCGGATGCACGTTGATCGAAGAAGACCCCGCCGTTCCGCGCTGTTATCTTCGCGATCCGTTCGGCATGACGTTCAATCTCGGTTTGCGCGATTCGTCGCCCTGA